One genomic region from Xenopus laevis strain J_2021 chromosome 2L, Xenopus_laevis_v10.1, whole genome shotgun sequence encodes:
- the nr1i2.L gene encoding nuclear receptor subfamily 1 group I member 2: MWKVQETLVLEEEEEEEDASNSCGTGEDEDDGDPKICRACGDRATGYHFNAMTCEGCKGFFRRAVKRNLRLSCPFQNSCVINKSNRRHCQACRLKKCLDIGMRKELIMSDAAVEQRRALIKRKHKLTKLPPTPPGASLTPEQQHFLTQLVGAHTKTFDFNFTFSKNFRPIRRSSDPTQEPQATSSEAFLMLPHISDLVTYMIKGIISFAKMLPYFKSLDIEDQIALLKGSVAEVSVIRFNTVFNSDTNTWECGPFTYDTEDMFLAGFRQLFLEPLVRIHRMMRKLNLQSEEYAMMAALSIFASDRPGVCDWEKIQKLQEHIALTLKDFIDSQRPPSPQNRLLYPKIMECLTELRTVNDIHSKQLLEIWDIQPDATPLMREVFGSPE; encoded by the exons ATGTGGAAAGTGCAGGAGACTTTGGTactggaggaagaagaggaggaagaagacgcCTCTAACAGTTGTGGGACGGGGGAAGACGAGGACGATGGGGACCCCAAGATCTGCCGTGCGTGTGGGGACCGGGCCACTGGGTATCACTTCAATGCTATGACCTGCGAGGGCTGCAAGGGATTCTTCAG GCGGGCCGTGAAGAGGAACTTGCGGCTCAGCTGCCCCTTCCAGAATTCCTGCGTCATCAACAAGAGCAATCGGCGCCACTGCCAGGCCTGTCGGCTCAAGAAATGTCTGGACATCGGCATGAGGAAAGAGT TGATCATGTCCGATGCAGCGGTGGAACAGAGACGAGCGCTAATTAAGAGAAAACACAAATTAACGAAATTGCCCCCCACACCCCCAGGGGCCAGTCTGACTCCAGAGCAGCAGCACTTTCTCACTCAACTGGTTGGGGCCCACACCAAAACCTTTGACTTCAACTTCACCTTCTCCAAGAACTTTCGG CCAATAAGAAGATCTTCAGACCCAACTCAGGAGCCCCAAGCCACCTCTTCTGAAGCCTTTTTGATGCTACCTCATATATCCGACCTCGTTACCTACATGATCAAGGGCATCATCAGCTTTGCCAAAATGCTCCCCTACTTCAA GAGTCTGGACATTGAAGACCAAATTGCTCTCCTGAAAGGTTCTGTAGCGGAGGTTTCTGTGATCCGATTCAACACTGTGTTTAACTCTGACACCAATACGTGGGAGTGTGGCCCCTTCACCTATGACACTGAGGATATGTTCCTGG CCGGCTTCCGTCAGCTGTTCCTGGAGCCCCTGGTGAGGATTCATCGCATGATGAGGAAACTGAATCTACAGAGTGAGGAATACGCCATGATGGCCGCTCTGTCCATTTTCGCTTCTG ACCGACCGGGGGTCTGCGACTGGGAGAAGATCCAGAAGCTGCAGGAACACATTGCCCTGACACTAAAAGATTTCATCGACAGCCAACGGCCCCCCTCCCCGCAGAACAG GCTCCTGTACCCCAAGATCATGGAGTGTCTGACAGAGCTTCGGACAGTCAATGACATACACAGCAAGCAGCTCCTGGAGATCTGGGACATTCAGCCTGATGCCACCCCACTAATGCGAGAAGTCTTTGGATCCCCTGAATGA